The following are from one region of the Stanieria cyanosphaera PCC 7437 genome:
- a CDS encoding adenylate/guanylate cyclase domain-containing protein, producing MVLTSAKICLPKHIQYVIIDCHLNILGYSENFIDFLEDPNFLKAGVDIRKVLPELLGYEAILNEIYQDKQADYSLRTINRQINSKSTIYYDLYIEKYNLAEHQALIIFIEDVTSQINLEQILTQKINEYSLIHESTYLWNELVKSNYFYEQIITAMADALIVTSETGIIKAINQTTLDCLGYSKTELINHSITQIIADPNLPLDEIQQYLLSQGDYLKNFEVSFYTKSKQLITLSLACSIIKIESENSYDFIYLGRDITKIKRYRDKQTTQYHISQILACSNNFAQAAPKIIKTICEHCGWVWGEFWLPEQNNLINLETDQLLHCQTTWFQQELIKLNSKNFETTTKQILLQIGEGIAGQVWQNQLFDWLNNLTEVIEPQRKNLALEIGLVTGCSVPIINDGLVLGVMTFLCQQTIEPDEELQQMFLTIGNQIGQFLQRQKVELALRQQQQQTENLLRNILPELIVKRIQTQQSTIADHFVAVSVLFADLVNFTEWFNLLPPTEVVEILNEIFSEFDRLSEQFGLEKIKTIGDAYLVVGGLPQLSHNHAESIAEMALAMQKAIAQFNAETDKTLSLRIGINTGEVVAGIIGTKKFTYDLWGDAVNIARRMESQGIPDTIQVSATTYKLLKDKYYFQTRGVISVKGKGEMKTYLLTGKKSNI from the coding sequence ATGGTATTAACTTCAGCTAAAATTTGTTTGCCCAAACATATACAATACGTCATTATAGATTGTCATTTGAACATTCTTGGATATTCTGAAAACTTTATTGATTTTCTAGAAGACCCTAATTTTTTAAAAGCAGGAGTAGATATTAGAAAAGTCTTACCAGAATTATTGGGTTATGAAGCTATTTTAAACGAAATTTATCAAGATAAACAAGCAGATTATTCTTTACGCACAATTAATCGCCAAATCAATTCCAAGTCAACTATTTACTACGATTTATATATTGAAAAATATAATTTAGCCGAACATCAAGCCTTAATCATTTTTATTGAAGATGTTACTTCACAGATTAACTTAGAACAAATTTTAACTCAAAAAATTAATGAATATAGTTTAATTCACGAATCAACTTATTTATGGAATGAACTAGTTAAATCTAATTATTTTTATGAGCAAATTATTACTGCTATGGCAGATGCTCTAATCGTTACTAGTGAAACAGGTATTATTAAAGCTATTAATCAAACTACTTTAGATTGCTTGGGTTATAGTAAAACAGAATTAATCAATCATTCAATTACCCAAATCATTGCCGATCCAAATTTACCTTTAGATGAAATTCAACAATACCTTCTCAGTCAAGGCGATTATCTAAAAAATTTTGAAGTCTCTTTTTATACCAAATCAAAACAGTTAATAACTCTTAGTCTAGCTTGTTCAATTATTAAGATAGAATCAGAAAATTCTTATGATTTTATTTATCTTGGTCGAGATATTACTAAAATAAAACGCTATCGAGACAAACAAACTACTCAATATCATATTTCTCAAATTCTGGCTTGTAGTAATAATTTTGCCCAAGCTGCTCCTAAAATTATTAAAACAATTTGTGAGCATTGTGGTTGGGTGTGGGGAGAATTTTGGTTACCAGAGCAAAATAATTTAATCAATCTAGAAACAGACCAATTATTACATTGTCAAACAACGTGGTTTCAACAAGAATTAATTAAATTAAACAGTAAAAATTTTGAAACAACTACTAAACAAATTTTACTTCAAATAGGAGAAGGAATAGCTGGTCAAGTTTGGCAAAATCAATTATTTGACTGGCTTAATAATCTAACTGAAGTAATTGAACCACAACGAAAAAATCTAGCTTTAGAAATAGGATTAGTTACAGGATGTAGTGTACCAATTATTAATGATGGTTTAGTTTTAGGAGTAATGACTTTTCTTTGTCAACAAACCATTGAACCAGATGAAGAATTACAGCAAATGTTTTTAACTATTGGTAATCAAATTGGTCAATTTTTGCAGCGTCAAAAAGTAGAATTAGCTTTACGACAACAACAACAGCAAACTGAAAATTTACTCCGCAATATTTTGCCCGAATTAATTGTTAAACGTATTCAAACTCAACAAAGTACAATCGCGGATCATTTTGTAGCAGTTAGTGTACTTTTTGCAGACTTGGTGAACTTTACTGAATGGTTTAATCTTTTACCACCAACAGAAGTAGTCGAAATTCTCAACGAAATTTTCTCCGAATTTGATCGTCTTAGCGAACAGTTTGGTTTAGAAAAAATTAAAACAATTGGAGATGCTTATTTAGTTGTAGGAGGATTACCTCAATTGTCTCATAATCACGCCGAATCTATTGCAGAAATGGCGTTAGCTATGCAAAAAGCGATCGCACAATTTAATGCTGAAACAGATAAAACTTTAAGTCTAAGAATTGGAATTAATACTGGTGAAGTAGTAGCGGGAATTATTGGTACTAAAAAATTTACTTATGATTTATGGGGAGATGCGGTTAATATTGCCCGTCGTATGGAATCTCAAGGAATACCTGATACTATTCAAGTTAGTGCTACTACCTATAAATTATTAAAAGATAAATATTATTTTCAAACTAGAGGTGTAATTAGTGTTAAAGGAAAAGGTGAGATGAAAACTTATTTATTAACTGGGAAAAAATCAAACATATAG
- a CDS encoding Rab family GTPase, translating into MPEIAKKICLVGDFSVGKTSLIRRFVEDKFSDDYLSTVGVKISRKSISLSSEQKYQQLNLIIWDVEGHTKFKSITTNYLTGASGSIIVGDVTRKETLDRIKTHLELFLQINPQGIAIIALNKSDLIASEKLQKLASLYNFDNYPQVVKTYITSAKTGVYVNQIFEVLSIRILNPN; encoded by the coding sequence ATGCCAGAAATTGCTAAAAAAATATGCTTAGTAGGAGATTTTAGTGTAGGCAAAACTAGCTTGATTCGTCGTTTTGTGGAGGACAAATTTAGCGATGATTATTTATCTACTGTCGGAGTTAAAATTTCTCGTAAATCAATTTCATTATCATCAGAACAAAAGTATCAACAACTCAATTTAATTATTTGGGACGTTGAAGGTCACACCAAATTCAAATCTATTACTACTAACTATCTTACAGGTGCAAGCGGTTCAATTATTGTGGGTGACGTAACTCGCAAAGAAACTTTAGACCGAATCAAAACTCATCTTGAGCTTTTTCTGCAAATTAATCCTCAAGGAATTGCTATTATCGCTTTAAACAAATCTGATTTGATTGCTTCAGAAAAGTTACAAAAATTGGCTAGTTTATATAATTTTGATAACTATCCTCAAGTAGTCAAAACCTATATAACTTCTGCTAAAACTGGAGTCTACGTTAATCAAATTTTTGAAGTTTTAAGTATTAGAATTCTCAACCCTAATTAA
- a CDS encoding OmpA family protein encodes MTHDSSQSNPQAIESLGKLLDLLSELKETESTQISEVEKQNKQPNYNSAAELNLNFSSPDQDKKKIVSSQQHSPQPNVDATSISFSASTPQSSKKLSNSISKKPFVRSVNSFKETEIQQSIVKLEQQLINNQSEVKEIADSVNSLLPLISELLRFQLKNSQDSILEALVPVIDRVIKQRSSKDPQSMAEAIAEILPNAITQKIKIEPQTIAKAIAPEIAHSITEQIRLDRNAISKALGSEMGRAIKSQIELEKDAMVDALYPVIGDTISKYMVEVIKSINEKVENALSIDGIKRKIRAKLRGVSEAELILSEAIDCQIQAIFLIHKASGLIIREVQPNTEYHLEADLVAGMLTAIRSFANDCMASDSELDLINYGNFQIAIEVAGYCYLAIVIKGNPSKQYREKIRNILSLIVLQYSDEIREYNGDPQTIPDSVDSSLQQLIEVNEKSNKSRSPKTLLWLIAILLGGILIPWGTIQYRSHVSQRLEEKTAIALDAAPELSVYRLIPTVAKGKLTLVGRVPNDQLRTQAGAIAGKIAQEANLQLNNQIIAVNLPPNPGFTAQEVQRVTTLINQLPEVAVQSRYEATTVTVSGFVLDERQLPLLPIAFQQIPGVDTVVINTSKELPTINTALYFELGVSQLNADSYSKIKNVKNFLEQYPQLNLRLTGYSDRLGSRSKNQQISQERANNVKAALVAQGVNPKRLEVTFSLDYPPNVTQADPIWLSRCVQFDPLIPKKNT; translated from the coding sequence ATGACCCATGATTCTAGTCAATCTAATCCTCAAGCAATAGAATCTTTAGGCAAATTACTAGATTTATTGTCCGAGTTAAAAGAAACTGAATCTACTCAAATATCCGAAGTAGAGAAGCAAAACAAACAGCCTAATTACAATAGTGCTGCTGAATTAAATCTTAATTTTTCTTCTCCTGATCAAGATAAAAAAAAAATAGTTTCTTCTCAACAGCATTCACCTCAACCAAATGTGGATGCTACTTCTATTTCTTTTTCTGCTTCCACTCCTCAATCATCAAAAAAACTTTCTAATTCGATTTCTAAAAAACCTTTTGTTCGTAGTGTCAATTCCTTTAAAGAAACAGAAATACAGCAATCGATTGTTAAATTAGAACAACAACTAATCAACAATCAATCTGAAGTCAAAGAGATCGCTGATTCAGTTAATTCTTTGTTACCGTTAATTAGTGAATTACTACGTTTCCAACTCAAAAACTCTCAAGATTCGATTTTAGAAGCACTCGTTCCTGTTATAGATCGTGTCATTAAACAGCGCTCAAGTAAAGATCCCCAAAGTATGGCAGAAGCGATCGCAGAAATTTTACCCAATGCCATTACCCAAAAAATCAAAATTGAACCTCAAACCATTGCTAAAGCGATCGCTCCAGAAATAGCTCATTCAATCACAGAACAAATTCGTCTTGATCGCAATGCAATTTCAAAAGCTTTGGGTTCAGAAATGGGTAGAGCGATTAAAAGTCAGATTGAACTAGAAAAAGATGCTATGGTAGATGCGCTTTATCCCGTGATTGGCGATACCATCTCTAAGTATATGGTAGAGGTCATCAAATCAATCAATGAAAAGGTTGAGAATGCTCTTAGTATTGACGGAATTAAGCGCAAAATTCGTGCCAAACTTCGAGGAGTATCCGAAGCAGAATTAATTCTCTCTGAAGCAATTGACTGTCAAATTCAAGCTATTTTTTTAATTCATAAAGCTAGCGGCTTAATTATTCGTGAAGTTCAACCCAATACTGAATATCATTTAGAAGCAGATTTAGTTGCAGGAATGCTAACAGCGATCCGAAGTTTTGCTAATGATTGTATGGCATCGGATTCGGAATTAGATTTAATCAATTATGGCAACTTTCAAATAGCTATTGAAGTAGCAGGATACTGTTATTTAGCCATAGTAATTAAAGGAAATCCCTCCAAGCAATATCGAGAAAAGATTCGCAACATTCTTAGTTTAATTGTGCTGCAATATAGCGATGAAATTCGAGAATATAATGGCGATCCCCAGACTATTCCTGATTCAGTCGACAGTTCACTTCAACAACTAATCGAAGTCAACGAAAAATCGAACAAATCCCGCTCTCCAAAAACTTTACTATGGTTAATAGCGATTTTACTAGGCGGTATTTTAATTCCTTGGGGAACAATTCAATACCGTAGTCATGTATCTCAACGTCTGGAAGAAAAAACTGCGATCGCTTTAGATGCAGCGCCAGAGTTATCGGTTTATCGTTTAATTCCTACTGTTGCCAAAGGTAAATTGACTTTAGTAGGAAGAGTACCTAATGATCAACTTCGTACTCAAGCAGGAGCGATCGCGGGTAAAATTGCTCAAGAGGCTAATTTACAACTAAACAATCAAATTATTGCGGTCAATCTACCACCAAATCCTGGTTTTACTGCTCAAGAGGTTCAACGAGTAACAACTTTAATTAATCAACTACCAGAAGTAGCTGTTCAAAGTCGTTATGAGGCGACAACTGTTACCGTGTCAGGATTTGTCCTTGATGAGCGTCAATTACCGCTTCTTCCCATCGCATTTCAGCAGATACCAGGAGTTGATACTGTAGTGATTAATACTAGTAAAGAGTTACCGACAATCAACACCGCTTTGTACTTTGAACTTGGCGTAAGTCAATTAAATGCCGATAGTTATAGTAAGATTAAAAATGTTAAGAATTTTCTTGAGCAATATCCACAATTAAATTTGCGATTGACTGGTTATAGCGATCGCTTAGGTTCGAGAAGTAAGAATCAACAAATTAGCCAAGAGCGTGCTAATAATGTCAAAGCTGCATTAGTTGCTCAAGGAGTAAACCCTAAACGCTTAGAAGTCACTTTTAGTTTAGACTACCCTCCTAACGTAACTCAAGCTGATCCAATCTGGTTGAGTCGATGTGTGCAGTTTGACCCTTTGATCCCGAAAAAAAATACATAA
- a CDS encoding acetate and sugar kinases/Hsc70/actin family protein yields MNELSKEEMRQRLGNISHLQDLLFGDKIETYENQFEQLAQRLNQLELQLKQFQVNVGDRLIDLQNSLTKKMDASVSSLEKKLKYLSLTSHEEINQLRQEIQATAKLSSENIALLRKNLNQESYYLKHELTQTRETAEENIKSLRQQVFEKIEKSLSDLTDAKVSRADLAEVLFELCLKVKGSEFVPDLKEAVENQVKADFILPEEADNNLKRHENNL; encoded by the coding sequence ATGAATGAGCTTAGTAAAGAAGAAATGCGTCAAAGATTAGGAAATATTAGTCATCTTCAAGATTTGTTATTTGGAGATAAAATTGAAACTTATGAAAATCAATTTGAACAGCTAGCTCAACGATTAAATCAACTTGAATTACAATTAAAGCAATTTCAGGTTAATGTAGGCGATCGCTTGATAGATTTACAAAATTCTTTAACCAAAAAAATGGATGCTTCGGTTTCTTCTTTAGAAAAAAAATTAAAATATTTAAGCTTAACTAGTCACGAAGAAATTAATCAACTTCGGCAAGAAATTCAAGCGACAGCTAAACTTAGTTCGGAAAATATTGCTTTGTTAAGAAAAAATTTGAATCAAGAAAGTTATTATCTCAAACATGAATTAACTCAAACTAGGGAAACAGCCGAAGAAAACATTAAAAGTCTCAGACAACAAGTTTTTGAAAAAATCGAAAAAAGTTTATCGGATTTAACAGACGCAAAAGTGTCTCGTGCGGATTTAGCTGAGGTATTATTTGAATTATGTTTGAAAGTCAAAGGCTCAGAATTTGTCCCTGATCTTAAAGAAGCGGTAGAAAATCAGGTTAAAGCCGATTTTATTCTTCCGGAAGAAGCAGATAATAATCTCAAGAGGCATGAAAACAATCTTTAA
- a CDS encoding sensor histidine kinase, whose product MNQLLIFDQREYVIINQNLIVLQRSTTAQKFAESPQTLVPGQDIRLSFPELIGLENVLTQILNQEQEFFSLETIARHVNNKTNLYFNLLIKKLGNNLIIFLEDTTEIILLKQSLVQQINEAEVLVSTLKRFEDCTKKILTSMGDVLFITTPSGEIEQINQAAKKVFGYNQNELVAKTIDFIVKNENFDHEKVYNYLLKNRNKVQKIDAICQTKSGELREIEFSCSIVQTEIKEFFNCVYIGRDITARKQAETEILQALQKEKELREIKSRFISLASHEFRNPLSSILIAANFLAENKNNISQEDWDFYLKTINTAAQNMQSLVEDILVISKTEEGKLTFNPGLLNLNKFCQRLIKELEITANKKNILFSTNVEHLVIWSDEKILKLIINNLLSNAIKYSPQEENIEFKILYFAEQEIVQIIIQDYGIGIPVEARKHLFDSFYRANNVGDIPGTGLGLSIVKKAVDLHGGKIELNSKLGLGTIITVILPVNHQSC is encoded by the coding sequence GTGAATCAGTTACTAATTTTCGATCAAAGAGAGTATGTAATAATTAATCAAAATTTAATTGTTTTGCAGAGATCGACGACAGCACAAAAGTTTGCTGAATCTCCTCAAACTCTTGTTCCTGGGCAAGATATTCGACTGAGTTTTCCAGAATTAATTGGTTTAGAAAATGTTTTGACTCAGATTCTTAATCAAGAACAAGAATTCTTTTCTCTTGAAACTATTGCTCGCCACGTTAATAATAAAACTAATTTATATTTTAATTTATTAATCAAAAAACTTGGAAACAATTTAATTATTTTTCTAGAAGATACCACTGAAATAATATTACTCAAGCAATCTTTGGTACAACAAATTAATGAAGCTGAAGTATTAGTAAGTACTTTAAAAAGATTTGAAGACTGTACGAAAAAGATTTTGACCTCAATGGGTGATGTTTTGTTTATAACTACACCATCGGGGGAAATTGAACAAATAAATCAGGCAGCTAAAAAAGTGTTTGGTTACAATCAAAACGAATTAGTAGCAAAAACAATCGACTTTATTGTAAAAAATGAAAACTTTGACCACGAAAAAGTTTATAATTATTTACTCAAAAATCGTAACAAAGTTCAAAAAATAGATGCTATCTGCCAGACAAAATCAGGCGAATTAAGAGAAATTGAATTTAGTTGTTCAATAGTACAAACAGAAATTAAAGAATTTTTTAATTGCGTTTATATTGGCAGAGATATTACTGCTCGTAAACAAGCAGAAACAGAAATACTTCAAGCTTTACAAAAAGAAAAAGAACTTAGAGAAATTAAATCACGGTTTATTTCTTTGGCTTCCCATGAGTTTCGTAATCCTTTAAGTAGTATTTTAATTGCAGCTAATTTTTTGGCTGAGAATAAAAATAATATTTCTCAAGAAGATTGGGATTTTTATTTAAAAACTATTAATACTGCTGCTCAAAATATGCAATCTTTGGTTGAAGATATTTTAGTAATCAGCAAAACAGAAGAAGGAAAATTAACTTTTAATCCTGGTTTGCTTAATTTGAATAAATTTTGTCAGCGACTTATCAAAGAATTAGAAATTACAGCTAATAAAAAAAATATTTTATTTTCGACAAATGTAGAACATTTGGTAATTTGGTCAGATGAAAAAATTTTAAAATTAATTATAAACAATTTGCTTTCTAATGCTATAAAATATTCTCCTCAAGAAGAAAATATTGAATTTAAAATATTATATTTTGCCGAGCAAGAAATAGTTCAAATAATAATTCAAGATTACGGAATTGGTATTCCCGTTGAAGCTAGAAAACACTTATTTGATTCTTTTTATCGAGCTAACAATGTTGGAGATATTCCAGGAACTGGTCTAGGATTATCAATTGTAAAAAAAGCGGTTGATTTACATGGAGGTAAGATCGAATTAAATAGTAAACTAGGATTGGGAACAATAATTACTGTTATTTTGCCCGTTAATCATCAATCATGTTAA